Proteins encoded within one genomic window of Verrucomicrobiia bacterium:
- the gcvT gene encoding glycine cleavage system aminomethyltransferase GcvT, whose protein sequence is MASTHLKRTALYESHLQAGAKIVPFAGWEMPVSYTSIMEEHKAVRNEAGVFDISHMGEFFVSGAAAKEALNVCLTNDVALLQPGQGQYTLLLNEQGGVIDDLIVYCLEETHYLLVVNASKIEEDFAWLKRHLPNGVLLEDRSENYSALALQGPQAVEVLKKIFSLKEEAIPARFHLTSIPWKEKTVFVARTGYTGEDGVELFLSRNDGVEIWDLLLKEGVKPVGLGARDSLRLEACYPLNGNDLNETTTPLEAGLGFAVVLNKADFVGKKVLAEQKEKGVPRKAVAFSVKGKGAPPRSHYILRKNHEKVGEVTSGGFSPSLGKGIGMGYVSPEYAKIGTELVMEVRGQEVPVVIEKKPLYKKQ, encoded by the coding sequence ATGGCGTCGACCCATTTGAAACGCACCGCACTTTACGAATCGCATCTCCAAGCAGGAGCTAAGATAGTTCCTTTTGCCGGATGGGAAATGCCAGTGTCTTATACTAGCATTATGGAAGAGCACAAAGCGGTTAGGAACGAAGCCGGAGTGTTTGATATTTCGCATATGGGCGAATTTTTTGTTTCAGGCGCTGCGGCAAAAGAAGCCCTGAATGTATGTTTAACAAATGACGTGGCTTTGCTTCAGCCAGGTCAGGGTCAATATACTTTGTTGCTCAATGAACAAGGTGGAGTGATTGATGATCTGATTGTTTATTGTTTGGAAGAAACTCATTATTTGTTGGTTGTCAATGCCTCTAAAATTGAAGAGGATTTTGCTTGGTTAAAAAGGCATTTGCCCAATGGCGTTTTGTTAGAAGATCGTAGTGAAAATTATTCTGCCTTAGCTTTGCAAGGACCTCAAGCGGTTGAGGTGTTAAAGAAAATTTTTTCTTTAAAGGAAGAGGCTATTCCTGCGCGTTTTCATTTGACCTCAATTCCTTGGAAAGAGAAAACTGTTTTTGTGGCGCGAACGGGTTACACGGGTGAGGATGGGGTGGAACTTTTTCTATCGCGAAACGATGGGGTTGAAATTTGGGATTTATTGCTAAAAGAAGGGGTAAAACCGGTGGGGTTGGGAGCACGTGATTCCTTGCGTTTAGAAGCGTGCTATCCGTTAAATGGTAATGATCTCAATGAAACTACAACACCTTTGGAAGCGGGGTTGGGTTTTGCGGTAGTTTTAAATAAAGCTGATTTTGTTGGGAAAAAAGTTTTAGCAGAACAAAAAGAAAAAGGGGTGCCTCGTAAAGCAGTCGCTTTTTCCGTGAAGGGAAAAGGGGCGCCGCCGCGCAGTCATTACATTCTTAGAAAAAATCATGAAAAAGTGGGTGAGGTGACAAGTGGCGGTTTTTCGCCTTCTTTGGGCAAAGGCATCGGGATGGGTTATGTATCACCGGAATATGCTAAAATCGGCACGGAACTTGTGATGGAAGTGCGAGGGCAAGAAGTTCCTGTTGTGATTGAGAAAAAACCTCTTTATAAGAAACAATAA